DNA from Oncorhynchus masou masou isolate Uvic2021 chromosome 5, UVic_Omas_1.1, whole genome shotgun sequence:
aacaggtgagagtggaggaggagactggAACAGGtgagagagtggagaagagaggaggagaagactgGAACAGGtgagagagtggagaagagaggaggagaagactgGAACAGGtgagagagtggagaagagaggaggaggaggagactggaaCAGGtgagagagtggagaagagaggaggagaagactgGAACAGGtgagagagtggagaagagagtgTGATGGATAAGAGGAGACAAAGGTGTACATCCTTAGAACAGGCTGCaggactctggagagagagaaggagaagaggataggagactGTACTAGGTTACCTCAGACCAGACTGTAGGACTtggcagagagaaggaggagaggataggagtcTGTACTAGGTTACCTCAGACCAGACTGCAGGACttggcagagaggagaagaggataggagactGTACTAGGTTACCTCAGACCAGACTGTAGGACttggcagagaggagaagaggataggagactGTACTAGGTTACCTCAGACCAGACTGTAGGActtggcagagaggaggagaggataggagtcTGTACTAGGTTACCTCAGACCAGACTGCAGGACttggcagagaggagaagaggataggagactGTACTAGGTTACCTCAGACCAGACTGCAGGACttggcagagaggagaagaggataggagactGTACTAGGTTACCTCAGACCAGACTGCAGGActtggcagagaggaggagaggataggagactgTACTAGGTTACCTCAGACCAGACTGCAGGACttggcagagaggagaagaggataggagactGTACTAGGTTACCTCAGACCAGACTGCAGGACttggcagagaggagaagaggataggagactGTACTAGGTTACCTCAGACCAGGCTGCAGGACttggcagagaggagaagaggataggagactGTACTAGGTTACCTCAGACCAGACTGCAGGActtggcagagaggaggagaggataggagactgTACTAGGTTACCTCAGACCAGACTGCAGGACttggcagagaggagaagaggataggagactGTACTAGGTTACCTCAGACCAGACTGCAGGACttggcagagaggagaagaggataggagactGTACTAGGTTACCTCAGACCAGACTGCAGGACttggcagagaggagaagaggataggagactGTACTAGGTTACCTCAGACCAGACTGCAGGACTTGGCAGAaagaggtaaaaatatatatattttttttggggggggcttatatttgtcctgttacaTAAgtgtgtaatgtaaatgtgtttcttgcatatcccaactccccctgtgGGGTCACAACCAGGGTCACAACCAGGGTCACCATTGTACAGCACCCCTGGAGTAatttgggttaagtgccttgctcaagggtacagcGGCAGATTTTTCACGTTGTCGGCTCCGGTGtccaaaccagtgaccttttggttaccggtccaatgctctaaccttgAGGCGACCTGccgagaagaggaggaggaagaggaggagagaggacaaaggTGTTCTAGGCTACCTCAGAACAGGCTGCAGGACTTGGGGGGTCTGAAGGGGTTGTCACTGGAGGGGACCTGccgagaagaggaggaagaggaggagagaggacaaaggTGTTCTAGGCTACCTCAGAACAGGCTGCAGGACTTGGGGGGTCTGAAGGGGTTGTCACTGGAGGGGACCCCCATCAGGAGAGGGTCCTGGTGAGCGTTCTGCAGACAGTAGTTCTTCAGGTCCACTGCAGCCTGAGACACCTGGGGGTTCATTATAATAATTATTCATTACAGAACACAAAAAGATATATGACTGGGACTGATGCATTATGGGGCGgcttcccagacacagattaaaccaGGTCCTGAACTAGACGGTGATCTCAATGGAGAATGTCTATTAAAAGCTGTTATTAGTCGAGGACCAGGCTTAATCTGTATCCGGGAAACTGCCCCTAGATACTATATACACCacgtctctccaaccctgttcctggagagaaagtatcctgtaggttcactccaaccctgttcctggagagaaaccctcctgtaggttcactccaaccctgttcctggagagaaaccctcctgtaggttcactctaaccctgttcctggagagaaaccctcctgtaggttcactccaaccctgttcctggagagaaacccttctgtaggttcactccaaccctgttcctggagagaagctATCCTGTAGCTTCCCTCCAACCCTATTCCTGGAGAGAAGCCCTCCTGTAAATTTTTGCTCCAACCCTGATCTAGTGCACCTGATtgtaataattagctggttgatgcGTTGAATCATGTTGGTtccaactggggttggagtgaacacctacaggagggtctctctccaggaacagggttggagtgaacacctacaggaaggtctctctccaggaacagggttggagtgaacacctacaggagggtctctctccaggaacagggttggagtgaacacctacaggagggtctctctccaggaacagggttggagtgaacacctacaggagggtctctctcgaggaacagggttggagtgcacaccgacaggagggtctctctccaggaacagggttggagtgaacacctacaggagggtctctctccaggaacagggttggagtgcacacctacaggagggtctctctccaggaacagggttggagtgcacacctatacatacctacctccatccctccagtatccctgtcccctatacatatctacctccatccctccagtatccatgtcccctatacatatctacctccatccctccagtatccctgtcccctatacatacctacctccatccctccagtatccatgtcccctatacatacctacctccatccctccagtatccatgtcccctatacatacctacctccatccctccagtatccctgtcccctatacatatctacctccatccctccagtatccctgtcccctatacatatctacctccatccctccagtatccctgtcccctatacatatctaccttcaTCCCTCCAGTAtctctgtcccctatacatatctacctccatccctccagtatccctgtcccctatacatacctacctccatccctccagtatctctgtcccctatacatacctacctccatccctccagtatctctgtcccctatacatacctacctccatccctccagtatccctgtcccctatacatatctacctccatccctccagtatccctgtcccctatacatatctacctccatccctccagtatctctgtcccctatacatatctacctccatccctccagtatctctgtcccctatacatatctacctccatccctccagtatccgtgtcccctatacatatctacctcaatccctccagtatccctgtcccctatacatatctacctccatccctccagtatctctgtcccctatacatatctacctccatccctccagtatctctgtcccctatacatatctacctccatccctccagtgtccgtgtcccctatacatatctacctccatccctccagtatccatgtcccctatacatacctacctccatccctccagtatccctgcacatgtaAGTATGGTACTGGActatatttcctgtatatagaATGCtgacctacatactgtactttatcCTGTACTTCATATTTCTTATTTACCATGTTTTTTTCTCTAGcaatacattgttattgattattgcctTGTCGGGTTTTGAGTTTACaaaaaaggcatttcactgttcttgtgcatgtgacattaaaacttgtaCCGCACTGGTGTTACTACACAACCTCATTTCCATAGTAACAGATTTCAACACAGAAGTTTTGAATACATTTTCTAGTGACTAAACGACAGTTAGGCCACAGCTGGATTTCCAATGCAAAGAAGAGAGTACTTCATGCCCTGTACAGGAAGTAGCCTTCCCCATTCATAGATGCTAACTACGTCAGTGCTTATTGACGAGAAGTGTGACGATAAGCGTCTTCTGACCAGGGGATCTTTATTAGGAGCCCTGATGCTTGCTATAAACACGTCGCTTGTGATACCGTTTTGGAAACATAAGGAACGCatcaagaggcgtcactacagtccctggttcgattccgggTTGTATCACATTTGGCcgtcattgggagtcccatagggcagcacacaatttgCCCAGCATTGTGTGGGTTTGGCCGGGTAGGccggcattgtaaataagaatttgttcttcaactgacttgcctggttaaattaaggttaaataaaaacatctcATTTCAGCaagaaatacattttcaaaacaacATGTAAATGATCAGACACCATCATAGAGTTACGGTTAGTGTCCCTACATGGCAGACACCATCATAGAGTTACGGTTAGTGTCCCTACATGGCAGACACCATCATAGAGTTACGGTTAGTGTCCCTACATGGCAGACACCATCATAGAGTTACGGTTAGTGTCCCTACATGGCAGACACCATCATAGAGTTACGGTTAGTGTCCCTTCATGGCAGACACCATCATAGAGTTACGGTTAGTGTCCCTACATGGCAGACACCATCATAGAGTTACGGTTAGTGTCCCTACATGGCAGACACCATCATAGAGTTACGGTTAGTGTCCCTACATGGCAGACACCATCATAGAGTTACGGTTAGTGTCCCTACATGGCCAAATGTCCATGTTACAGCGCTTGTTTGCGGAAGACatggctaattagcacaggtggcgGCCTATCTAGCTGCTCCAAACACCTGTGCGTAACGCGTGCCACATTTTGTAACAATGCGAAGGGCTCCGCTTCGCtccacattgacatgattggttgacggtgtGGGGGCGGGATTGGTTTGAACTCCTGGAAAGAGATCGGGAGGTAATGGTGATAGATGTGGTAACGAGGTAATTGGAATGCAGACAGGATGCTGGATTGGTGCACAGCCAACAAATCTGAAATAAAGTGGATATTTGTCAAATCTGTCATGACTAATGTATTGTAAGAGGCCCACACTGTGGTTACTAAAATCTGATTGAGATATATTTGGCTGTTTTCActgcataacatttagaagttggtccttttcaggtttagaagaagtgactgctaaatgctaactcccaTTCGTATAAACTGGTAGCATAACTAGCTTACAGAAATCCTTGGTGTTAGTCAGTCGTTAAACTCATGCAGTTTATTGGTGACTTGAACAcgtattggggttgacatccatGCAATAATTACTCGGATTTAACCTCAACATAGTGGGAAAtgcacattttatttatttatttttattttacctttattttactaggcaagtcagttaagaaaaaaaaatattattttcaatgacggcctaggaacagtgggttaactacctgttcaggggcagaacgacagatttgtaccttgtcagctaggggattcgaacttgcaaccttttggttacttgtccaatgttctaaccactaggctaccctgccccatAGCCAAGGGGAGTGGtcctgagggtgctgcagcaccctctaAATCTTTTAACTGATCattcatgcccccccccccccgcccatcAAGTTAGTGCACTAGGCCTTTTAGGCTAATAGTGTATTGGCTGAGCAAAATACTAATCAGCAAAACTGGGAGAAATGCCGCCCCCTGTGGCTACAATAAGATACACGGTAATCATCGATTTCCTGAAACGGTTTTCGCAATTTATGCTGATATGCCCCTAGTCTTTAATGTCAGAGAAATCATCTTTCAAATAAAAAACACACCTACTGTAGACATAGCCCCTCCTCACCCACGGTCTATGGCTATAGTAACTGTATATGTTAGTATTTAAAATATTCTACGGATATTAGCATAGGTTCCGAAAGCGATGATTATTGACGTGTAAAAACACAGCTTCAGAATTGTAGTTGACATACACAGAGCCAAATGTAATGGCTGAAAAGCCTGCATGCGGAAAAGGGTTTTCGGGAGCGAGAAGTAGCCTACCGACACTAGACAGAGGCAGTTATATGGCAAGTTTACTTAGAGAAAGAAAAAATGGCTTCGGAATATTACTAACCCGTGGGAATGTCAGTGAACTGACTCATCCAAGATAGGCCAACACTCAGACCCGACTTTCAATCTATTTCACTAGGCCACCGATGCAGGACCATGGTCCTAGGACTGTCTCGATAGCAGGCAAAAGTTGATTGAATTAtgaattactttcccatttgATCGACTTTATTATTTTGGCTGTCAACAATACTAGCCTACGGACAAGAGGCGACGATGTAGACTAGCCTACTGTTCTATAGACATTTGTAACATGACAACATTGATACAAGGTAGCAACATGTACAACTGTATTATACCTAACATGACAACTTCATAAAGCAACATTTGCATCATTGTAACTTCGTGTTGGCTACTTTGTTTCACGTCACTAGCCTACTCCAAGCGGCTACGCTGTCCCAGCGACAGGAGTGTCGTTAAACAGCTCTTCCGTGTTTGTTTGGTGTTAGTGTTGCTGCTACGATCCCGTTTACCTTGATCCTACGGACACTGGCCTCCAAACGCAGCTGTTTCACTACTCTCTGAGCGACGACCAAGTTGCTGCTGGCGTTGTTGTTTGACATGTCGAGGGTCAGAAGAGTGAAAGTAGGTTAATCCTTACTAGGGCGACTGTGAGAGAAAGTGTCAGAGTTTGTGAAAGCAGTCCGTCTGTCGTTCTCTCCCCGCCCACTCGACACACCGTTTCCTCAACGACATTCTAATTGGTTGTCGGTCAATCGATCACCGACCACGGTTACATTCACACGAACTATTTGATATTAAAACTGATTATGGGTGAAGGCCGAGTATGgcaatagtcatgtaaacaccttgcTCTTCTTATCGTAAAACGGCGTAAGCATCGAAGTAAGCATAAGTTGATTAAAACACCTGGGTTTCggagcaatttaaaaaaaatattaggaCACGTAAACAGCATAATCGGCGTAGCACCCGGTAGCGCAAGCTTCGCTCGAGACGCGAATGAGATGAGTTAGAAAAAACTGAAAGTATTCATTTTAGAAACaattttcacatacaaactttgTCATTATATGTCCTAAATCAGAATCAAATAGTCTTCGCAAAGATAATATGGTCACTGTGTATcagtagcctgatttcagatgtggcCATATAAACTGGCTTATTGGGGAAATCGTTATTCTAGCAAAACATGTACACGTTTTAAAAcgaactattatattaatctgactatccaTAATATTATTGTGTGCAGGTAACCACTTTGTAGTCTACGTAGTCTCTAATATGGTGTAATTGCAGAACCTCAATTCGGGTTGTTTCTTCATGTGATCGTTTCTTGACATCAGGAAACGCCCATTGGTGCTTATCTTTGGTCAATTCCGATGATAATGAGACTGACCGTTTCTCGACACAAATCATTTGTTTatatagcaggttaggataactaatgtagcaggttaggctTCACCACAGTGAGTAGGTTCGATTAATCTCGCCCGTTTTGCACCAGCTGAGAGTGTATCGCATTCGATTTGGAACCTGGCTGCCTCCCTGGCCGATGGCGAAGTCGGGTGAAAACAGATGACTTAATTAAACCCGTGGATTGATGAGTACTATTGTGTGTGTTCCAATGCAAAAGTGATTGCTTTTTGATAAGTGatttatctttattttatttGGTACATTGGGAATTTAACAGCAAACGGTATTTAGTGCACTACGTCACCACGCAGTCTTTTCTGCGACAAGTCAATTTGAATGAAACACCTGTCTGTTGGGAAAATGCGGATTtgagaatattcgcatgaaaatatgt
Protein-coding regions in this window:
- the LOC135531652 gene encoding guanine nucleotide-binding protein G(I)/G(S)/G(O) subunit gamma-5-like; this encodes MSNNNASSNLVVAQRVVKQLRLEASVRRIKVSQAAVDLKNYCLQNAHQDPLLMGVPSSDNPFRPPKSCSLF